The genomic window GACTGTATGTGCAACTTGTTATCCAATTTGTTACTAAAAGAGGATAACTtgatatttcaaatataatttatatcAGAGTTAATTCATGTTGGTAAGGGTTCAGAAGCTCACACAGGTCTCTCACGGCCTTGTCTCACAGATAAAGTGATATGGCAGGTTGCAGTCTGCATCGTTCAACATCTTGCGTTTGCGTCTCTTGGAAGCATGAATCTGCCCACAGTCCTCTCCGTTCTCACTGTAGTATTCCCAGTTGTCAGGCTGATCATTATCCCATAAactgaacacaaacagaaagaggagaaacaaTGAGTGTGCTACTCACAGTTTAACATATCAAAACAATAATTTTTCATCAAAACATTTTGAACAGCTCTCTTACATTGGGGTTGAATTGAAGTTCGTTCCATCCACCCAGCTCCAGTGTCCCTCGTGTTCTCGCTCCACCAGTCCGATCCAATAGTTATATTTGATATCAACTACTTTTGAAATGTAGTCCTAAAGATAAAAAAGCAGGTTATTTGAAGTTATTTTTATATGTGCTCCTCATCAGAGTCCTGTATTCAGTCCCAGAGAGTATATGCAACCAAACTGCCGTGAACCTCACCAGTTCCTCAACATTATTCAGAACCACTAAGTGTCCTCCGTGTCTTTGGCACTGCTCCTCTGCTTTGCTCCAGATCATGGCCGTGCTGGCTAGCACGTAGCAGCTTGTCTGGAAAGACACCCAGCCTTCCATACATGTTCCTGGTTTGAAAAGTCAAGAGAGCCtgattgaggggggggggggggggggggggggggggttgggggggggacTGAATTCTGATTTGATTGACATTAAAAGATTCAGAATGTACCTCTAACTGGGACAAGGCTTGGTAAGAAGACCTCCACAGTTGTTGCACCTTGAATTTGGAAgtaataccattttttttaaaaagaagatgaaCAAGGGCATCGATTGAAAGTCATTAAATCAAGacctaaaaaacatttcctGACCCGAACTGGTAAAGGAAGTTTTTCCATCACTGATTCTCTCAAGGTTGAGTTTGACGTCAGTGATTTCCTTGTGTAACTGGGAGACTTTAAGATACAAAAAAATGGTTATATGATAAGACAAAGAATGTGAATTAGCTACCTGAA from Cyclopterus lumpus isolate fCycLum1 chromosome 9, fCycLum1.pri, whole genome shotgun sequence includes these protein-coding regions:
- the asgrl1 gene encoding asialoglycoprotein receptor-like 1, encoding MESHYHEFGSTDNSSVGGEHKTTVQTDMKRIVVCVLYGVLVLLLLILLMVIGINFSQLHKEITDVKLNLERISDGKTSFTSATTVEVFLPSLVPVRGTCMEGWVSFQTSCYVLASTAMIWSKAEEQCQRHGGHLVVLNNVEELDYISKVVDIKYNYWIGLVEREHEGHWSWVDGTNFNSTPILWDNDQPDNWEYYSENGEDCGQIHASKRRKRKMLNDADCNLPYHFICETRP